A stretch of the Rhinoderma darwinii isolate aRhiDar2 chromosome 3, aRhiDar2.hap1, whole genome shotgun sequence genome encodes the following:
- the IFNG gene encoding interferon gamma, whose translation MMRYFKIFLLHCVVLCYIGQINGYNIDLKIARNDIENLRTYLMSKDTGDTEDSEIFSKMLDDWKEEGEKKLLLSQIVPMYLKMLDSMKAAEVKDSITNLTQMLHTSNKDILEKTDQKVKRLIDLKKMQVSDIKIQHAAIKELLRVLRDVSTLQSPQKPGSKKCKRENIRRRRGC comes from the exons ATGATGAGATATTTCAAGATATTTCTGCTTCATTGTGTCGTCCTTTGTTATATTGGACAAATCAATGGATATAATATTGATCTTAAGATAGCACGCAATGACATTGAAAACCTGAGAACATATTTG ATGTCAAAAGACACAGGTGACACTGAAGACAGTGAAATATTTTCAAAGATGCTGGATGACTGGAAGGAG GAAGGTGAAAAGAAACTGTTATTGAGCCAGATTGTTCCTATGTACCTGAAAATGCTTGACTCCATGAAAGCTGCAGAAGTAAAAGACAGTATTACTAATCTGACACAGATGCTTCATACATCAAATAAGGACATTTTGGAAAAAACGGACCAAAAAGTAAAAAGGCTGATTGATCTGAAAAAAATGCAG GTGTCGGACATTAAAATTCAACATGCAGCCATTAAAGAACTGTTGCGTGTTCTCCGGGACGTTTCTACTCTTCAAAGTCCACAAAAACCAGGCTCAAAAAAATGCAAAAGAGAAAATATACGAAGAAGAAGAGGATGTTAA